From Qingrenia yutianensis, the proteins below share one genomic window:
- the fusA gene encoding elongation factor G: MFDYETKNLRNVCLISHGNAGKTSLCEALLYKAKATDRLGKVLDGNTVSDYDAEEIKRKISINTTIEPLEWKGVKINIIDTPGYFDFVGEQIEGVEAADNAVIMVSGKSGVSAGTERSWDFAQAKNMPVMFFINKLDDHKANYQKVLEELKDNFGKSVAPCLFPIKDGDDFIGFIDIVSMQAKMFNKDGSITFEDIPENMQEIAQTNRDMLMEAVAEVSDEFMEKYFDSGEFTDDEITYALKHGVKEGTFVPVLCGSVLKGIGIEILLDYMRKYFCNPLEAGTVIGENPKTGDAAEIEADRDKPLCAKVFKTIVDPYVGKMSFLKVMSGTLCADSTVYNSTKGENEKIAKLYVMRGKKQFDVPKLYAGDIGVTAKLLCTDTSDTLCSAKEPVVLEKIDFPEPVLSLAVIPKAKGDEEKISAGLNKLVEEDPTFKVYQNKETKQTIIAGTGEQHLNIITTKLQNKFGVAVELAEPKIAYRETIKKKVKVEGKHKKQSGGHGQYGHVWIEFEPCDSENLVFEEKVFGGSVPKNFFPAVEKGLRDSVKSGVLAGYPVVNLKATLVDGSYHSVDSSEMAFKTAANLAYKAGLAQADPVLLEPVGRLKVKARNDYTGDVVGDINKRRGRVLGMEPKDKNITEVEAEVPMGEMAKYAIDLRAITNGRGKFSFVFDHYEEAPYNIRDKVVAESKKQ; the protein is encoded by the coding sequence ATGTTTGACTATGAAACCAAAAACTTAAGAAATGTTTGCTTGATTTCGCACGGCAACGCCGGTAAGACGTCGCTTTGCGAGGCCTTGCTCTATAAGGCTAAAGCGACGGACAGACTTGGCAAAGTGCTTGACGGAAACACAGTATCGGACTATGATGCAGAGGAAATTAAACGTAAAATTTCGATTAACACAACAATCGAGCCGCTTGAGTGGAAGGGCGTTAAAATTAACATTATCGACACGCCGGGATACTTTGATTTTGTAGGCGAACAAATCGAGGGCGTCGAGGCTGCGGACAACGCGGTTATTATGGTTAGCGGAAAATCGGGCGTCAGCGCAGGAACGGAACGTTCGTGGGATTTTGCGCAGGCGAAAAATATGCCCGTTATGTTTTTTATAAACAAGCTTGACGATCACAAGGCAAACTATCAGAAAGTATTGGAAGAGCTTAAAGATAATTTCGGAAAATCTGTCGCGCCGTGCCTTTTCCCCATTAAAGACGGCGACGATTTTATAGGTTTTATAGATATCGTTTCAATGCAGGCTAAAATGTTTAACAAAGACGGAAGTATCACGTTTGAGGATATTCCGGAAAATATGCAGGAAATCGCGCAGACAAACCGAGATATGCTTATGGAGGCGGTTGCCGAGGTGAGCGACGAATTTATGGAAAAATATTTTGACAGCGGAGAATTTACCGATGATGAAATTACATATGCCCTGAAACACGGCGTTAAAGAGGGAACTTTCGTGCCTGTTTTGTGCGGTTCGGTTTTAAAAGGTATCGGCATTGAAATTCTGCTTGACTATATGAGAAAATATTTCTGCAATCCGCTCGAGGCAGGCACCGTAATCGGCGAAAATCCCAAAACGGGTGACGCGGCTGAAATTGAGGCGGACCGTGACAAACCGCTTTGTGCAAAGGTTTTCAAAACGATTGTAGACCCGTATGTGGGCAAAATGTCGTTTTTAAAAGTTATGTCCGGCACGCTTTGTGCCGACAGCACGGTTTATAACTCGACGAAAGGCGAAAACGAAAAAATTGCAAAATTATACGTTATGCGCGGAAAAAAACAGTTTGATGTTCCGAAGCTTTACGCAGGCGATATCGGCGTTACCGCAAAACTTTTGTGCACCGATACGTCGGATACTCTGTGCAGTGCGAAAGAACCTGTTGTGCTTGAAAAAATAGATTTTCCCGAGCCTGTTCTGTCGCTCGCGGTTATCCCGAAAGCAAAGGGTGACGAGGAGAAAATCAGCGCCGGACTCAACAAACTTGTTGAGGAGGACCCGACGTTTAAGGTTTATCAGAATAAGGAAACAAAACAGACGATAATCGCCGGCACGGGCGAACAGCACCTTAATATCATAACCACAAAACTGCAAAATAAATTCGGTGTTGCTGTGGAGCTTGCCGAACCTAAAATCGCGTACAGAGAAACAATTAAGAAAAAAGTTAAAGTTGAGGGAAAACATAAGAAACAGTCGGGCGGTCACGGTCAGTACGGTCACGTTTGGATTGAATTTGAGCCGTGCGACAGTGAGAATTTGGTGTTTGAAGAAAAGGTATTCGGCGGTTCTGTGCCGAAAAACTTCTTCCCGGCGGTTGAAAAAGGACTTCGCGACAGCGTTAAGAGCGGAGTTTTGGCGGGTTATCCCGTTGTAAACCTTAAAGCAACGCTTGTTGACGGTTCGTATCACAGTGTCGATTCGTCCGAAATGGCGTTTAAAACCGCGGCAAACCTTGCGTATAAAGCAGGTCTTGCCCAGGCTGACCCCGTTTTGCTCGAACCTGTCGGACGTCTTAAAGTTAAGGCGCGAAACGACTACACAGGCGATGTTGTGGGTGATATAAATAAGCGTCGGGGCAGAGTGCTCGGAATGGAGCCGAAAGATAAGAATATCACCGAGGTTGAGGCGGAGGTGCCTATGGGAGAAATGGCGAAATATGCAATAGACCTCCGTGCCATCACGAACGGACGCGGTAAATTCAGTTTTGTTTTCGACCATTATGAGGAGGCGCCGTATAACATCCGCGACAAGGTTGTTGCCGAGAGCAAAAAACAGTAA
- a CDS encoding U32 family peptidase, protein MENNIEILAPAGGYDTFVSAINNGADAVYIGGKSFSARKNAVNFSDKEIINAVKYAHLRGAKVYITLNTLLKDSEIKDASEFVKFCDSAGVDALIIQDLSVLAMIKNMNVNLVPHASTQMTVMNTEGVKICEKMGYTRVVLARELSFDDIKNISEKTNCELEVFVHGALCVCCSGQCLLSSVIGARSGNRGDCAQPCRLWYNLIDYDGKKVFKTPKYLISLKDLCLVDEVGKFKEIGVKSFKIEGRMKSKEYVSLASNAYHTAKINGSVSSETVAELENIFSRSGFTKAYFNSKIGRGMLNFDKNNDEVYKNIDENVLKKASEMAKNEGVKRKIEIYARVLKDEKILVKFSDDFGNGIFYERDIVPQTASNAPLTYEKLYDAFAKLGGTAFSLEKFSCDLDENLFVSAKDLNSVRREGVRLLEDKILNTQNRKTVKNFEYHTENKEIEKCGFTASVRTSEQLETVMREDVFEKIFVPYELYKKYEKNFKNDNRIVCVPYDTFGDKMPDLSGIERISATNISQLGICREKEIFAEASLNITNSVALDMYKNLGVSCAHLSNELTIGEIKNMKKCIDTEITVYGKIAVMLTKACVVKNGIGKCGCKSEKFLYIEDRLGKKFPVITNKLNCTNTIFNSAPIVMSDRLNEVKNIGVRYLRLEFTDEGKDLVKSIISLYKSGGKCGFEFTRGHYYRGV, encoded by the coding sequence ATGGAAAATAATATCGAAATTCTTGCGCCGGCAGGCGGTTATGATACATTTGTGTCTGCAATAAACAACGGCGCGGACGCAGTGTATATCGGCGGAAAAAGCTTCAGCGCGCGAAAAAATGCCGTGAATTTTTCGGACAAAGAAATTATAAACGCGGTGAAGTATGCGCATCTGCGTGGTGCAAAGGTGTATATAACGCTTAACACACTTTTAAAAGACAGCGAAATTAAGGATGCGTCGGAATTTGTGAAATTCTGCGATAGTGCAGGCGTTGACGCGCTGATTATTCAGGATTTGTCCGTTTTGGCAATGATTAAAAATATGAACGTCAATCTTGTGCCTCACGCGAGCACGCAGATGACGGTTATGAACACCGAGGGTGTGAAAATCTGCGAAAAAATGGGATATACGCGCGTTGTTTTGGCGCGTGAGCTTTCGTTTGACGATATTAAAAATATCAGCGAAAAAACAAACTGCGAACTTGAGGTTTTTGTACACGGCGCGCTTTGCGTGTGCTGTTCGGGACAGTGCCTTTTGAGCAGTGTTATCGGCGCGAGAAGCGGAAACCGCGGTGACTGTGCCCAGCCGTGCAGACTGTGGTACAATCTTATTGATTATGACGGCAAAAAGGTATTCAAAACGCCGAAATATCTTATTTCGCTGAAAGATTTGTGCCTTGTCGATGAGGTGGGAAAATTTAAAGAAATCGGTGTAAAATCGTTCAAAATCGAAGGCAGAATGAAAAGCAAAGAATATGTTTCTCTTGCGTCAAATGCCTATCATACGGCGAAAATTAACGGCAGTGTTTCGTCTGAAACGGTTGCGGAACTTGAAAATATTTTCAGCCGTTCTGGATTTACAAAGGCATATTTTAACTCGAAAATCGGGCGCGGTATGCTAAATTTTGACAAAAATAACGACGAAGTTTACAAAAATATAGATGAAAACGTTTTGAAAAAAGCGTCCGAAATGGCTAAAAACGAAGGTGTAAAGCGGAAGATTGAAATTTATGCAAGAGTATTGAAAGACGAAAAAATTCTGGTGAAGTTTTCCGATGATTTCGGCAACGGTATTTTTTATGAAAGAGATATTGTTCCGCAGACCGCAAGCAACGCACCGCTGACATACGAAAAGCTTTATGACGCGTTTGCAAAGCTTGGCGGTACGGCATTTTCGCTTGAAAAATTCTCGTGTGATTTGGACGAAAATCTTTTTGTTTCTGCAAAGGATTTGAACTCGGTACGGCGCGAAGGCGTGCGTCTTTTAGAAGATAAAATTTTAAATACGCAAAACCGAAAAACGGTTAAAAATTTTGAATATCATACAGAAAACAAAGAGATTGAAAAATGCGGTTTTACCGCGTCGGTGCGGACGTCCGAACAGCTTGAAACGGTTATGCGCGAGGATGTGTTTGAAAAAATTTTCGTGCCGTATGAATTATACAAAAAATATGAAAAAAATTTTAAAAACGATAACAGAATTGTGTGCGTTCCGTATGACACATTCGGTGATAAAATGCCCGATTTAAGCGGTATTGAACGCATTTCGGCAACAAACATAAGTCAGCTTGGCATTTGCCGTGAAAAAGAAATTTTCGCCGAGGCATCGCTTAACATCACAAACAGCGTTGCGCTCGATATGTATAAAAATCTCGGCGTTTCGTGCGCGCATCTTTCAAACGAACTTACAATCGGCGAAATTAAAAATATGAAAAAGTGCATTGACACCGAAATCACGGTTTACGGCAAAATTGCGGTTATGCTCACGAAAGCGTGCGTTGTGAAAAACGGCATCGGCAAATGCGGGTGCAAAAGCGAAAAGTTTTTGTATATTGAGGACAGGCTCGGCAAAAAATTTCCCGTTATCACAAACAAACTCAACTGCACGAATACGATTTTCAATTCCGCGCCTATTGTGATGTCGGACAGGCTTAACGAGGTGAAAAATATCGGTGTGCGGTATCTTCGTCTTGAATTTACCGACGAGGGTAAGGATTTGGTTAAAAGCATAATTTCGCTTTATAAATCGGGCGGAAAATGCGGTTTTGAATTTACGAGAGGTCATTATTACCGAGGTGTGTAA
- a CDS encoding Gx transporter family protein: MTRLPIRKILLAGIFCAAATVLGIFENSLPVLNAVPGGKIGLANAVCMLVLYIYGAKYALSVSIVRAFLVSFILGGANVLPYSLSGAVLSMAVMACFYCNENFSPVGICILGAFFNNTAQILTACVMLGNTAPLCCFTYLAPVSLICGGAVGILANRLLKYKNIILKEDKR; the protein is encoded by the coding sequence TTGACGCGGTTACCTATTAGAAAAATTCTTCTTGCAGGAATTTTCTGTGCGGCGGCAACGGTTTTGGGAATTTTTGAAAATTCACTTCCCGTGCTTAATGCCGTCCCGGGCGGAAAAATCGGTCTTGCAAACGCGGTGTGTATGCTTGTGCTATATATTTACGGCGCAAAATATGCCTTATCCGTGAGCATTGTCCGCGCATTTTTGGTGTCGTTTATCCTGGGCGGTGCAAACGTTTTGCCGTATTCTTTATCGGGTGCGGTTTTGAGTATGGCGGTTATGGCTTGTTTTTACTGTAATGAAAACTTTTCGCCTGTCGGAATTTGCATTTTGGGTGCGTTTTTCAACAACACCGCGCAGATTTTGACCGCGTGCGTAATGCTGGGAAACACCGCTCCGCTCTGCTGTTTTACATATCTTGCGCCCGTGTCGCTTATATGCGGAGGTGCGGTCGGAATTTTGGCAAACAGACTTTTAAAGTATAAAAATATAATTTTGAAAGAAGATAAAAGATGA
- a CDS encoding S-layer homology domain-containing protein has translation MKKTASILLTFIMLFSVAYSAPDLDAAVEKSVQYINSAVPSPNVSSIGGEWAVTALARSGAENQQEFFGKYYDNLVKKLTEKNGVLHDRKYTEYSRVILAVTAIGKNAENVSGYNLITPLCGFDNTVWQGINGAIWALIALDSGNYISENTEIRGKYIEKIISEQNPDGGWSLSDTGTSDTDLTAMALTALAKYKNDEKISTAVNSAVEFLSNSQNENGGFSTYGTETSESVSQVIIALCALKIPQNDARFVKNGKTPYDNLMTYYDGNGGFYHDTDKSGSNQMASEQAFCALVSLKRFNENLCSIYDMTDIKKQDENANNTGLSGKNPDINVPGFSENRTFSDIIGNSAQNEIEALASRKIINGKTDDIFAPDMPVTRAEFSALITRALGLVKAENVKNFDDVLADDWFFTPISVCANYGIVKGISDTEFNPNGFITNQETAVMLERAAKICGLENDISQDGARDILAVFEDYTASSDWAQNALAFCYKNDIFSDDTDLINPQNNAARGEIAVRIYNLLKTAKLI, from the coding sequence ATGAAAAAAACAGCCAGCATTTTACTGACATTTATAATGTTGTTTTCCGTTGCATATTCCGCGCCCGATTTGGACGCTGCGGTTGAAAAAAGCGTTCAGTACATAAATTCGGCAGTCCCATCACCCAACGTTTCGTCAATCGGCGGTGAATGGGCGGTTACCGCGCTTGCGCGGAGCGGTGCAGAAAATCAACAGGAATTTTTCGGCAAATACTATGACAACCTTGTAAAAAAACTCACAGAAAAAAACGGCGTTCTTCACGACAGAAAGTACACGGAGTATTCGCGCGTAATTTTGGCTGTGACCGCAATCGGCAAAAACGCGGAAAACGTTTCGGGATACAATCTTATAACGCCTTTATGCGGTTTTGACAACACCGTTTGGCAGGGCATAAACGGCGCAATTTGGGCGCTTATAGCGCTTGACAGCGGAAATTACATTTCCGAAAACACAGAAATCCGCGGAAAATATATTGAAAAAATAATTTCGGAACAAAATCCCGACGGCGGTTGGTCGCTCAGCGATACGGGTACGTCGGACACCGATCTCACAGCTATGGCATTGACCGCTCTCGCAAAGTATAAAAATGATGAAAAAATAAGCACGGCGGTAAATTCGGCTGTTGAATTTTTATCAAATTCGCAGAACGAAAACGGCGGTTTTTCAACCTACGGAACAGAAACCTCTGAAAGCGTGTCACAGGTTATTATCGCACTTTGCGCACTTAAAATTCCGCAGAACGACGCGCGTTTTGTCAAAAACGGCAAGACGCCGTACGACAATCTTATGACGTATTACGACGGCAACGGCGGTTTTTATCACGACACGGACAAAAGCGGTTCAAATCAAATGGCATCGGAACAGGCTTTCTGCGCACTGGTGTCGCTTAAAAGGTTTAACGAAAACTTATGTTCGATATACGATATGACAGACATAAAAAAACAGGACGAAAACGCGAATAACACGGGACTTTCAGGCAAAAATCCCGATATAAACGTGCCCGGATTTTCGGAAAATAGGACGTTTTCCGATATAATCGGCAACAGTGCGCAAAACGAAATTGAGGCGCTTGCATCGCGAAAAATCATAAACGGAAAAACAGACGATATTTTCGCGCCCGATATGCCTGTTACGCGTGCGGAGTTTTCGGCTCTAATAACGCGTGCACTCGGTCTTGTAAAGGCAGAAAATGTCAAAAATTTTGATGACGTTTTGGCGGACGACTGGTTTTTCACTCCCATTTCGGTATGCGCAAATTACGGGATAGTGAAAGGAATTTCGGACACGGAATTTAACCCGAACGGATTTATCACAAACCAAGAAACGGCGGTTATGCTCGAACGCGCGGCGAAAATCTGCGGACTTGAAAACGATATTTCACAGGACGGTGCGCGCGATATTCTCGCTGTATTTGAAGACTACACCGCGTCAAGCGACTGGGCACAAAATGCACTCGCGTTTTGTTATAAAAATGACATTTTCTCCGATGATACAGACTTAATAAACCCCCAAAACAACGCAGCGCGCGGTGAAATTGCAGTCAGAATTTACAATCTTTTAAAAACTGCAAAACTTATATAA
- a CDS encoding AraC family transcriptional regulator, which yields MKEKRLMNIVPEVYERGAVFDGEFIVVEKTLKKDTAVGIHWHDYFELEIIVSGIEEVTYNNEKFIASRGNATLMSYCDFHALNHISDVVMINIRFFENSVGKEICDNLLSGIGKFNIKFDEDEIQKIIGCVNRIFEENEKKDKFYYQMSKSILNEIIIDVIRKSTKDSADSAPGTIQQAVNYIRKNFRYDISVESTAKHLKIAPNYFGSVFKKNIGVSFNDYVNTLRLKYACGLLENSDYSIKEIAYFSGFNSIEYFFFIFKKRLFTTPNAYRSTHSKKAKSRI from the coding sequence ATGAAAGAAAAACGTCTTATGAATATTGTTCCCGAGGTGTATGAGCGCGGTGCGGTTTTTGACGGCGAATTTATCGTAGTTGAAAAAACACTAAAAAAAGATACTGCGGTCGGCATACACTGGCACGATTATTTTGAGCTTGAAATTATCGTTTCAGGCATAGAAGAGGTTACATATAACAACGAAAAATTTATTGCGTCGCGCGGAAACGCAACCCTTATGTCATACTGTGATTTCCACGCTTTAAATCATATTTCAGACGTTGTAATGATAAACATACGATTTTTTGAAAATTCGGTCGGCAAGGAAATCTGCGATAATCTTTTGTCGGGAATAGGAAAATTCAACATTAAATTCGATGAGGACGAAATTCAAAAAATCATCGGCTGTGTAAACAGAATTTTTGAAGAAAACGAAAAAAAAGATAAATTTTATTATCAGATGTCAAAAAGTATTCTTAACGAAATCATCATAGATGTTATAAGAAAATCAACGAAAGACAGCGCCGACTCTGCACCCGGTACAATCCAGCAGGCGGTAAATTATATACGCAAAAATTTCCGTTATGACATATCGGTTGAAAGCACCGCAAAACATCTTAAAATTGCGCCGAATTATTTCGGCTCGGTTTTCAAGAAAAACATCGGTGTTTCGTTTAACGATTACGTCAACACTCTGCGTTTAAAATACGCGTGCGGACTTTTGGAAAATTCCGATTATTCAATTAAGGAAATTGCCTATTTTTCGGGATTTAACTCCATTGAATACTTTTTCTTTATATTCAAAAAAAGGCTTTTCACCACTCCGAACGCGTACCGCAGCACGCACTCGAAGAAGGCGAAAAGCCGGATTTAA
- a CDS encoding adenylosuccinate synthase, whose protein sequence is MPTKVVIGAQWGDEGKGKIVDILAGMSDVVVRSQGGNNAGHTVEANGEQYKLRLTPSGIINKNTLCIIGNGVVVSPKVLLEEMDMLNSKGVSTENLRLDLRAHLIMPYHIVIDTLSEKAKGTGDIGTTKSGIGPCYMDKAERIGIRVCDLMNEEVFVKKVRENVKIKNAIIEKIYGGEGVDAEEIISDYLGYAKKLKKYAADTTAILYNEIKAGKKVLFEGAQGTLLDIDLGTYPYVTSSHPVSGGVCIGTGIGPTMIDECLGVVKAYTTRVGKGPFPTELFDKTGDEIREKGFEYGTVTKRPRRCGWFDAVIVKFAVRTSGLTSLSVNKIDTLSGIDKLKICVAYKKGDEIISEFPPSLEELALCEPVYEEFDGWNGDISGVKSYDELPENAKKYISRIEELCDCKVSMVGVGPNREQNLVR, encoded by the coding sequence ATGCCAACAAAAGTGGTAATCGGCGCGCAGTGGGGCGACGAAGGCAAAGGCAAAATTGTAGATATACTTGCAGGTATGTCGGACGTTGTTGTGCGCTCGCAGGGCGGAAACAATGCAGGTCATACCGTTGAGGCAAACGGCGAGCAGTATAAGCTCCGTTTAACGCCGTCGGGAATTATAAACAAAAACACGCTCTGCATTATCGGAAACGGCGTGGTTGTTTCGCCCAAGGTTCTTTTAGAGGAAATGGATATGTTAAACTCCAAAGGTGTTTCAACCGAAAATTTAAGGCTCGATTTAAGAGCACATCTTATTATGCCCTATCACATTGTGATTGACACTCTTTCGGAAAAGGCAAAGGGCACGGGTGACATCGGCACAACAAAAAGCGGTATCGGTCCGTGCTATATGGACAAAGCCGAGAGAATAGGCATACGCGTGTGCGACCTTATGAACGAGGAAGTTTTCGTTAAAAAGGTGCGCGAAAATGTAAAAATCAAAAATGCAATTATCGAAAAAATATACGGCGGTGAGGGTGTTGATGCCGAAGAAATCATAAGCGATTACCTCGGCTATGCGAAAAAGCTCAAAAAATATGCCGCGGACACAACGGCAATTTTGTATAACGAAATCAAAGCAGGCAAAAAGGTTCTTTTTGAGGGCGCGCAGGGCACGCTTCTCGACATCGACCTCGGAACTTATCCGTATGTTACATCGTCGCATCCCGTTTCGGGCGGTGTTTGCATAGGAACAGGCATCGGACCGACTATGATTGACGAGTGTCTCGGCGTTGTAAAAGCATACACAACCAGAGTCGGCAAAGGTCCTTTCCCGACCGAGCTTTTCGACAAAACAGGCGACGAAATCCGCGAGAAAGGCTTTGAGTACGGCACGGTTACAAAACGTCCGAGAAGGTGCGGTTGGTTCGACGCGGTTATCGTTAAATTTGCCGTAAGAACAAGCGGACTTACCTCGCTTTCGGTTAACAAAATCGACACTTTGAGCGGTATTGACAAGCTTAAAATCTGCGTTGCGTATAAAAAAGGCGACGAAATAATTTCGGAATTTCCACCCAGCCTTGAGGAACTTGCTTTGTGCGAGCCTGTTTATGAGGAATTTGACGGCTGGAACGGTGATATTTCGGGAGTTAAAAGCTATGATGAGCTCCCCGAAAACGCAAAAAAATACATTTCGCGCATTGAGGAACTTTGTGACTGCAAGGTTTCTATGGTCGGCGTAGGTCCGAACAGAGAGCAGAATTTGGTAAGATAA
- a CDS encoding DUF1858 domain-containing protein, with protein MASVDKNTIIADVLKIDAGTAPFFFEIGMHCLGCPSASGESIEEACAVHGVDADELVNKINDYLKTK; from the coding sequence ATGGCAAGTGTTGATAAAAATACTATTATTGCAGATGTTTTGAAAATTGATGCAGGCACGGCACCGTTTTTCTTTGAAATCGGTATGCACTGCCTCGGCTGCCCCTCGGCTTCGGGCGAGTCTATCGAGGAGGCGTGCGCGGTTCACGGCGTTGACGCCGACGAGCTTGTAAACAAAATCAACGACTATCTCAAAACAAAATAA
- a CDS encoding NusG domain II-containing protein encodes MLKKGDFIAVFTVAFVWILSLVPFFAYGRTANLKAVIYLDGEKYAEYTLAKYEKPISVTVDGTGRNVVEISKNGVRVAESDCADKLEINGGTINKAGQSLICLPNRFLVKIEGGGDEIDAVTY; translated from the coding sequence ATGCTTAAAAAAGGCGATTTTATTGCGGTTTTCACGGTTGCTTTTGTGTGGATTTTGTCGCTTGTGCCGTTTTTTGCGTACGGCAGAACGGCGAATCTTAAAGCCGTGATTTATCTTGACGGTGAAAAATATGCCGAATACACGCTTGCAAAATATGAAAAGCCGATTTCGGTGACGGTTGACGGCACTGGCAGAAATGTTGTTGAAATTTCCAAAAACGGCGTCCGTGTTGCCGAAAGCGACTGTGCCGACAAGCTTGAAATAAACGGCGGTACGATAAACAAGGCAGGGCAGTCGCTGATTTGTCTGCCGAACAGATTTTTGGTGAAAATTGAGGGCGGCGGTGATGAAATTGACGCGGTTACCTATTAG
- the zapA gene encoding cell division protein ZapA: MSGKTYVSVRIYGHDYTFTGTESEEYIQKVCYNVDKKMRDFRQRDPKLNETKLAILTAVNTADEFFKNKALLDETIADLKKYKEEAFNAKNKLLVTEKENEYLKEEIQSLKIELAKNGK, encoded by the coding sequence ATGAGCGGCAAAACATATGTTTCGGTGAGAATTTACGGTCACGACTATACCTTTACGGGAACGGAAAGCGAAGAATACATTCAGAAAGTATGTTATAATGTGGACAAAAAAATGCGCGATTTCAGACAGCGCGACCCGAAGCTTAACGAAACCAAGCTTGCAATACTTACGGCGGTGAACACTGCCGACGAGTTTTTTAAAAACAAGGCGCTGCTTGATGAAACCATTGCGGATTTGAAAAAATACAAAGAGGAAGCTTTTAACGCTAAAAACAAACTTCTTGTAACCGAGAAAGAAAACGAATATTTGAAAGAAGAAATTCAAAGTCTTAAAATAGAGCTGGCGAAAAATGGAAAATAA
- a CDS encoding LuxR C-terminal-related transcriptional regulator: MFDLSGKLAFVTGSSCGIGKAFAIKLATVKNHASHILQKLSVTRRRETKTAAEKFKLHR, from the coding sequence ATGTTTGATTTAAGCGGAAAACTTGCATTTGTCACAGGTTCGAGCTGTGGAATAGGCAAAGCGTTTGCAATAAAGCTTGCAACGGTGAAAAACCACGCAAGCCATATTCTGCAAAAGCTTTCGGTTACGCGCAGGAGGGAGACGAAAACCGCCGCTGAAAAATTTAAACTTCACCGTTAA
- a CDS encoding Maf family protein — protein sequence MKKIILASNSPRRKEILENLNIKFDILSPDADENSVDKTLPPELYVENLASLKAFAAAKETVLEKIIIGADTVVALDDKILLKPKDDDDAFNMLKSLSGRAHSVYTGICVVNSHTAKSCIAYEKTDVYFRNLDDDEITRYIQTGESADKAGAYGIQGLGSLFIEKINGDYFNVVGLPVCKLAKILKDEFCTPVL from the coding sequence ATGAAAAAAATTATTCTGGCGTCAAATTCGCCGAGAAGAAAAGAAATTTTGGAAAACCTCAATATAAAATTTGATATTTTGTCACCCGATGCGGACGAGAACAGTGTTGACAAAACGCTTCCGCCCGAGCTTTACGTTGAAAATCTTGCAAGCTTAAAGGCCTTTGCGGCGGCAAAAGAGACGGTTTTGGAAAAAATCATAATCGGCGCGGACACCGTTGTTGCGCTTGATGATAAAATTCTTTTAAAACCGAAAGATGATGACGACGCGTTTAATATGCTCAAAAGTCTTTCGGGCAGAGCGCATTCGGTTTATACGGGAATTTGTGTTGTAAATTCGCACACCGCAAAATCGTGCATTGCATACGAAAAAACCGATGTTTATTTCAGAAATCTCGATGATGACGAAATTACGCGCTACATTCAAACGGGAGAAAGCGCGGACAAGGCAGGTGCGTACGGAATACAGGGACTCGGCAGTCTTTTTATCGAAAAAATCAACGGCGACTATTTCAATGTTGTGGGACTTCCCGTGTGCAAATTGGCAAAAATTTTAAAAGACGAATTTTGCACGCCTGTTTTGTAA